In a genomic window of candidate division WOR-3 bacterium:
- a CDS encoding 2-oxoacid:acceptor oxidoreductase subunit alpha: MGENRAILTGVHFWDGDYACAEGAIAAGCRFFAGYPITPSTEIAERIAQRFPYVGGTFIQMEDELASMAAILGAAWAGTKAMTVTSGPGFSLMQENIGLGAMTETPCVVVDVQRGGPSTGLPTLTGQQDMMQARWGSHGDYEIIALSPSSPQECFDLTITCFDLSEKYRVPVLFMMDECVGHMTEKVTVPEPERIKPFPRRWYRGPKNAYRPFKPDADGVPPMVRAGQDYRIHITGLTHDERGYPIINAECQHWCVTRLVNKIRDNADKIVMLDEYQIEDAEVVVVAYGISARVAFRAIEEARARGVRAGMLRLITVWPFPERRVRELAAQVKAMVMPEINLGQVYLELERVVAGRCRTRHVPHCGGWVHDPKDIFEAIMECTR; encoded by the coding sequence ATGGGAGAAAATAGGGCGATTCTTACCGGCGTCCATTTCTGGGATGGTGATTACGCCTGCGCCGAAGGGGCAATTGCTGCCGGCTGCCGGTTCTTCGCCGGCTATCCGATTACCCCTTCCACCGAGATCGCCGAGCGGATCGCCCAGCGGTTTCCTTATGTCGGCGGGACCTTCATCCAGATGGAGGATGAGCTTGCCTCAATGGCAGCGATTCTGGGTGCTGCCTGGGCGGGAACCAAGGCGATGACCGTGACTTCTGGTCCGGGTTTTTCGCTGATGCAGGAGAATATCGGACTCGGGGCAATGACCGAGACGCCCTGTGTGGTGGTCGATGTCCAGCGGGGCGGACCCTCAACCGGTCTGCCAACGCTTACCGGTCAGCAGGATATGATGCAGGCACGCTGGGGTTCGCATGGGGATTATGAGATCATTGCCCTCTCACCATCTTCACCCCAGGAGTGTTTTGATCTGACAATTACCTGTTTTGATCTGTCGGAAAAATACCGGGTGCCGGTGCTGTTTATGATGGATGAGTGTGTCGGGCATATGACCGAGAAGGTGACGGTGCCGGAGCCGGAGCGAATCAAGCCGTTTCCCCGACGCTGGTATCGCGGTCCGAAGAATGCCTACCGGCCGTTCAAGCCCGATGCGGACGGTGTGCCGCCAATGGTGCGGGCGGGTCAGGATTACCGGATTCATATCACCGGACTGACCCATGATGAGCGCGGTTATCCGATAATCAATGCCGAATGTCAGCACTGGTGTGTAACCCGGCTGGTAAATAAAATCCGTGATAATGCGGATAAAATTGTGATGCTGGATGAGTATCAGATTGAGGATGCGGAGGTGGTGGTGGTCGCCTATGGTATCAGCGCCCGCGTGGCATTCCGGGCGATCGAGGAGGCACGGGCAAGAGGAGTCCGGGCAGGGATGCTGCGGCTGATCACCGTCTGGCCCTTTCCCGAGCGCCGGGTCCGGGAGCTGGCAGCACAGGTGAAGGCGATGGTGATGCCCGAGATCAATCTCGGGCAGGTGTATCTGGAGCTGGAGCGGGTGGTCGCCGGCAGGTGCCGGACCCGCCATGTGCCGCACTGCGGCGGCTGGGTTCATGACCCGAAGGATATTTTTGAGGCAATCATGGAGTGCACCAGATGA
- a CDS encoding 2-oxoacid:ferredoxin oxidoreductase subunit beta — protein MIEQVEHHPLDELLRVDRIPHIWCSTCGLGIVLNSFLTAVRESGIPRQDIAVVSGIGCTGRAAGYVNLDSFHTTHGRALPFATGLKLGNPKLKVVVISGDGDLVAIGGNHLIHSARRNMDMTVICVNNFNYAMTGGQFGPTTPPGAKLTTAPFGSYEHPFNLPFLVDSCGATYVARWTVLHVRQMTDAFREALEHPGFSFVEVISPCPTVYGRRNQLGSGLDIVKYYREKSVVRNDIDTRECEIELGGTIVVGRFVRKQKPTYLEKMNEYLRQSVGEAFVPYSGPMDDAGD, from the coding sequence ATGATTGAGCAGGTTGAACATCATCCGCTGGATGAACTGTTAAGGGTGGACCGGATTCCGCATATCTGGTGTTCGACCTGCGGGCTGGGAATTGTGCTTAATTCCTTCCTGACCGCAGTGCGCGAAAGCGGCATCCCCCGTCAGGATATTGCCGTGGTTTCGGGAATTGGCTGCACCGGACGGGCGGCCGGCTATGTGAATCTGGATTCGTTCCATACCACCCATGGCCGGGCACTGCCCTTTGCTACCGGACTGAAGCTGGGAAATCCGAAACTGAAGGTGGTGGTGATTTCCGGTGACGGTGACCTCGTGGCGATCGGTGGTAATCATCTGATTCATTCTGCCCGGCGGAATATGGATATGACGGTGATCTGTGTCAATAACTTCAATTATGCGATGACCGGCGGGCAGTTCGGTCCGACAACGCCGCCCGGGGCAAAGCTGACCACGGCACCGTTCGGCTCCTATGAGCATCCGTTCAATCTGCCGTTTCTGGTGGATTCGTGCGGTGCCACCTATGTTGCCCGCTGGACCGTGCTTCATGTCCGGCAGATGACTGATGCCTTCCGGGAGGCACTGGAGCATCCCGGGTTCAGTTTTGTAGAGGTGATTTCACCCTGTCCGACGGTATACGGAAGGAGAAATCAGCTGGGCTCGGGGCTGGATATTGTCAAGTATTACCGGGAGAAGTCGGTAGTAAGAAATGATATTGACACCCGGGAGTGTGAGATTGAACTCGGTGGTACGATTGTCGTCGGCAGGTTTGTGCGCAAGCAGAAGCCGACCTATCTGGAAAAGATGAACGAGTATCTGCGCCAGAGTGTGGGCGAGGCGTTTGTGCCGTATTCAGGACCGATGGACGATGCAGGAGATTAA
- the fusA gene encoding elongation factor G, translating to MKDYKVNEIRNLGFFGHGGCGKTSICESLLFTMKQNNRLGSVDAGSSLLDYDEDEIARKISINLALGYGEYRNTLINLVDAPGYADFFGNVISAVRAVDAAVVVIDATSGVEVGTEMAWRRLDEAGLPRIVFINKLTKENTKFAVVAEEVRKVFGTKVTPVYLPVGSEAGLRGAVDLLNDKAYVYENGTRKEVPVPAELKDEIAAWKEKLIEAAAEVDETLMEKFLEGQEITPDEMRQAVRKGIKAGTVYPLLGGDALTQVGVDLILELAVDVLPSPAEMPPVKGKAPATGEEILVSPDPDGPVCALVFKTISEAHIGDMHYVRIFRGKLESGMVVINGTTQREEKINQIYIVKGKERSEINRLTTGMIGALVKLKETHTGDTLADKKEPVRLAPIEFPKPSISVAIVPQSKGDEERVSNGLARLHEEDPTFSYEYNAELGQQLINGMGELHLDVIVGRLKRRFDVNVELVKPRIPYRETITKKAEAQGKHKKQTGGRGQYGDVWLRIEPLPRGTGFQFVDEIYGGAIPGKFIPSVEKGVVEAMEKGVLAGYRMMDIKATVYDGSYHEVDSSDIAFKIAAGLAFKNACEKAGVVLLEPIMNVEITVPDRFTGDVMGDLNARRGRIMGMEAQGGLQVIKAQVPLAEMYKYSNSLRSMTQGRGYFTMEFDHYEEVPREIAQKIIEEAKRAKEEARE from the coding sequence GTGAAAGATTATAAGGTTAATGAAATCCGCAATCTCGGGTTTTTCGGCCATGGCGGCTGTGGCAAGACCTCAATCTGTGAGTCACTGCTTTTTACGATGAAGCAGAATAACCGGCTCGGTTCGGTTGATGCCGGGAGTTCGCTCCTGGATTATGATGAGGATGAGATTGCCCGCAAGATCAGTATCAACCTGGCGCTGGGCTATGGTGAGTACCGGAATACGCTGATCAATCTCGTCGATGCGCCGGGTTATGCCGACTTTTTCGGTAATGTGATTTCCGCGGTGCGGGCGGTTGATGCGGCGGTGGTGGTGATTGACGCCACCTCCGGGGTTGAGGTCGGAACCGAAATGGCGTGGCGGAGGCTGGATGAGGCGGGTCTGCCCCGGATCGTCTTCATCAATAAGCTGACTAAGGAGAATACGAAGTTTGCGGTGGTGGCGGAGGAGGTGCGCAAGGTCTTCGGCACCAAGGTGACACCGGTCTATCTGCCGGTCGGGAGTGAAGCCGGGCTCAGGGGTGCGGTGGATCTGCTGAATGACAAGGCTTATGTGTATGAGAATGGCACGAGAAAGGAAGTGCCGGTGCCGGCGGAGCTGAAGGATGAGATCGCTGCCTGGAAGGAGAAACTGATTGAGGCGGCAGCCGAGGTGGATGAGACGCTGATGGAGAAGTTTCTCGAGGGGCAGGAGATAACCCCTGATGAGATGCGGCAGGCGGTGCGCAAGGGGATCAAGGCGGGGACGGTCTATCCGCTGCTCGGTGGTGATGCCCTGACTCAGGTCGGGGTGGATCTGATTCTCGAGCTGGCGGTCGATGTGCTGCCCAGCCCGGCAGAGATGCCACCGGTCAAAGGCAAGGCACCGGCGACCGGTGAGGAGATTCTGGTCAGCCCGGACCCGGACGGTCCGGTGTGCGCGCTGGTGTTCAAGACCATCTCCGAGGCGCATATCGGCGATATGCATTATGTCCGGATCTTCCGGGGGAAGCTGGAGTCGGGGATGGTGGTGATCAACGGCACGACCCAGCGCGAGGAGAAGATCAATCAGATTTACATTGTCAAGGGCAAGGAGCGGAGTGAGATCAACCGGCTGACCACCGGGATGATCGGTGCGCTGGTCAAGCTCAAGGAGACCCATACCGGTGATACACTGGCAGACAAGAAGGAGCCGGTCCGGCTGGCACCGATTGAGTTTCCCAAGCCCTCAATCTCGGTGGCGATCGTGCCTCAGAGCAAGGGGGACGAGGAGCGGGTCTCGAACGGGCTGGCACGGCTCCATGAGGAGGACCCGACCTTCTCCTATGAGTACAATGCCGAGCTCGGTCAGCAGCTGATCAACGGCATGGGCGAGCTGCACCTCGATGTAATCGTCGGCCGGCTGAAGCGCCGGTTTGATGTCAATGTTGAGCTGGTGAAGCCGAGGATTCCCTACCGGGAGACGATTACGAAGAAGGCGGAGGCACAGGGTAAGCACAAGAAGCAGACCGGGGGCAGGGGGCAGTATGGTGATGTCTGGCTGCGGATTGAACCGCTGCCGCGCGGAACCGGGTTTCAGTTTGTGGATGAGATTTACGGCGGTGCAATTCCGGGCAAGTTCATCCCCTCAGTGGAGAAGGGTGTGGTGGAGGCGATGGAGAAGGGGGTGCTTGCGGGTTACCGGATGATGGACATCAAGGCGACGGTCTATGATGGTTCCTATCATGAGGTTGACTCTTCAGACATCGCCTTCAAGATCGCTGCCGGACTGGCGTTCAAGAATGCGTGCGAGAAGGCGGGAGTGGTGCTGCTGGAGCCGATCATGAATGTGGAGATTACTGTCCCGGACCGGTTTACCGGTGATGTGATGGGGGATCTGAATGCCCGGCGCGGCAGGATTATGGGGATGGAGGCACAGGGCGGTCTGCAGGTGATCAAAGCCCAGGTGCCGCTGGCGGAGATGTACAAGTATTCCAACAGTCTGCGCTCCATGACTCAGGGCAGAGGCTATTTCACGATGGAGTTTGACCATTACGAAGAGGTGCCGCGCGAGATCGCCCAGAAGATTATTGAAGAGGCGAAGCGGGCAAAGGAAGAGGCGCGGGAGTAG
- a CDS encoding rhomboid family intramembrane serine protease: MIPLYDDIRSSRRPWVNYLLISACSAVWLAQFTRSPEQFDAIILKYGMVPVRIIQGQGLLTLLSSMFMHGGWFHFLGNMLYLWIFGDNVEDAFGHFFYLIVYLVSGIAGSLLQVLISPYSRIPTIGASGAISGVMGAYFVLFPRARVLTLVPFFFFMRLIYIPASILLGFWILFQLLYGCSSAPGTGGGIAYFVHIGGFIAGVLFGLLIRRRVRRTWYEIY; this comes from the coding sequence ATGATTCCCTTATACGACGACATCAGATCCAGCCGCCGGCCCTGGGTCAACTACCTGCTGATTTCCGCCTGCAGTGCGGTCTGGCTCGCCCAGTTTACCCGTTCGCCGGAACAGTTTGATGCGATTATCCTCAAGTATGGGATGGTTCCGGTCCGGATCATTCAGGGGCAGGGGCTTCTCACCCTGCTCTCCTCCATGTTCATGCATGGCGGCTGGTTTCACTTCCTCGGCAATATGCTCTATCTCTGGATCTTCGGCGACAATGTTGAGGATGCCTTCGGCCATTTCTTCTATCTCATCGTCTATCTGGTTTCCGGGATTGCGGGCAGTCTCCTCCAAGTACTGATCTCTCCATATTCCCGGATTCCGACGATCGGCGCCTCAGGTGCCATCTCCGGCGTCATGGGTGCCTATTTTGTCCTTTTTCCCCGCGCCCGGGTCCTGACCCTGGTGCCCTTCTTCTTCTTTATGCGCCTGATTTACATCCCGGCGTCAATCCTGCTCGGTTTCTGGATTCTGTTCCAGCTCCTCTACGGCTGTTCCTCAGCACCGGGCACCGGTGGCGGTATCGCCTACTTTGTCCATATCGGTGGTTTCATTGCCGGGGTGCTGTTCGGACTGCTTATCCGGCGCCGGGTCCGGCGCACTTGGTATGAGATCTATTAG
- a CDS encoding C25 family cysteine peptidase: MLKRTVLIVAAVAGLLGAEWLGTGTVATPPEITIVEQNVSRTVFEVRVPGVELDRTTVDGEEFTVVNLPGEVMAVLEEGRPQVPKVSVLLGIPSGAKVSYRILNRETRTYQVGRVYPLQPPLIDGQEPGPFVIDRTFYQQNRFYPDADIALLNTGVWRDLSVANLQVYPVKVNPATGELELTTAIRVQVDYYGGSYPRFVADWMVPHYAGYVDNFRYLPVQPLTDYNPGVRYLVFCHQRYDTCTYLNDSLLGWVRQRGYEVRKITKASFTAQEIKDSIRAEYNRNNPKTLRWVLLVGEYGEIPMGSYSGVGRSDFWYTDLEPWPGGDNYPEVGLGRLSPASVTDLNNQIAKILKYEKNPPSTNNWLDKLIMPAHSEQYPGKYSGCVRGIYFMPKPYWNPSVVETIMGQFTGNTTVTNALNQGRGIVAYRGHGDYTEWWQWGTEGSWYNSHIYALNNGDMTPVVYNVACNNGDIYQSECLAEAWMRKYPGGAAGTFGATQASYTYPNHGICSTLVRATCDTWTITVPGVRNYGPTPYNLADIKCYGVDAYVAKYWPGSPYPDNIYMYLVLGDPSMPVWTGMPATPTVQLPDSIPLGPYNLNVTVRVGTRPVEGALVCAWKEPDVYVAERTDASGVATLAVNAGTPGTMRITVSEGHCEHSVSGVQHTPILPYTTTRPVGGGGAPQPNMVYVFNMVVDSPPGGNNNGRFDPGETGKIIVTLRNTGNATAENVTARLKSTHPQFVITDSTSSYGNIPQDSLRNNRSDPFVAQAGSGITPGTYVVCSLKVRSDNYQHEWNYAFSLQVGQPPMPGQFVIDLDTGSVLLSVCAIGSIGYDEPPAQDLGQGFRVPKTAASCLFYGAIMAGNSPTYLVDHFYSQPANSGTNHDWQTPDSFRLVTPPAPADEHWMNTMTDGGHSTPKGLRVSQQWYMNSDPGYDNWAVLTLEFTNNGSQPINGLYAGIVGDFDIGSSSTTNIVVSDTVRRAVLMRQSSSENPSAGFVLLEPERYANIGALDHAIYVYPDSCVTDGQKFRMLNGTIVQRNSNRAYDWSVFVSAGPNDLPVGGVWRVAIGVIGATSVNGFWSSVDTCQRWYVANLLGIQEKPVNVMATPDRPLVISPNPFRNRTAIHYFAAQRGNLDLTVIDATGRVVSQERFEVAAGTGTVIWKPKALAAGIYFLKVQGAGASTSAKFLIME; this comes from the coding sequence GTGTTAAAAAGAACAGTTTTGATTGTAGCGGCAGTCGCCGGTCTGCTTGGCGCCGAGTGGCTGGGGACCGGAACAGTCGCAACTCCGCCGGAAATCACCATCGTGGAGCAGAATGTCAGCCGCACCGTGTTTGAGGTCCGGGTGCCGGGTGTTGAGCTGGACCGGACCACAGTTGACGGTGAGGAGTTTACGGTTGTCAATCTGCCCGGTGAGGTGATGGCGGTCCTGGAGGAGGGCAGACCGCAGGTGCCGAAGGTTTCGGTTCTGCTCGGGATTCCGAGCGGGGCAAAGGTCAGTTACCGGATTCTGAACCGGGAAACCCGGACCTATCAGGTGGGCAGGGTCTACCCGCTGCAACCGCCGCTGATTGACGGTCAGGAGCCCGGTCCGTTTGTCATTGACCGGACATTCTATCAGCAGAACCGGTTCTATCCGGATGCTGATATCGCATTGCTCAACACCGGGGTCTGGCGTGACCTTTCAGTCGCAAATCTGCAGGTCTATCCGGTGAAGGTTAACCCTGCAACCGGTGAGCTGGAGCTGACCACCGCAATCCGGGTGCAGGTTGACTATTATGGCGGAAGCTATCCGCGGTTTGTTGCGGACTGGATGGTGCCCCATTATGCCGGTTATGTTGACAACTTCCGGTATCTGCCGGTTCAGCCGCTGACCGACTACAACCCGGGTGTGCGTTATCTGGTATTCTGCCATCAGCGGTATGATACCTGTACTTATCTGAATGACTCACTGCTGGGCTGGGTCAGACAGCGGGGTTATGAGGTGCGGAAGATCACCAAAGCCAGTTTTACCGCTCAGGAGATCAAGGACTCAATCCGGGCAGAATACAACCGGAACAACCCGAAGACCCTGCGCTGGGTTCTGCTCGTGGGTGAATATGGTGAAATTCCGATGGGCTCCTATTCCGGTGTAGGCAGAAGCGATTTCTGGTACACTGATCTTGAACCCTGGCCCGGTGGTGACAACTATCCGGAGGTCGGGCTGGGCAGACTTTCGCCGGCATCGGTGACTGACCTGAACAATCAGATTGCCAAGATTCTGAAATATGAGAAAAACCCGCCGAGCACCAATAACTGGCTGGACAAGCTGATTATGCCCGCTCATTCCGAGCAGTATCCAGGCAAGTACTCGGGTTGTGTGCGCGGGATTTACTTCATGCCTAAGCCCTACTGGAACCCGAGCGTGGTGGAGACGATCATGGGTCAGTTTACCGGTAACACCACGGTAACCAATGCGCTGAATCAGGGCAGAGGGATTGTCGCCTATCGGGGACATGGTGACTATACCGAATGGTGGCAGTGGGGAACCGAAGGCTCCTGGTATAACTCCCATATCTATGCGCTGAATAATGGTGATATGACACCGGTGGTTTACAATGTCGCCTGCAATAACGGGGACATCTATCAGAGCGAGTGTCTGGCAGAAGCCTGGATGCGCAAGTATCCGGGCGGTGCAGCCGGAACATTCGGTGCCACTCAGGCATCCTATACATATCCGAATCACGGCATCTGCTCAACGCTGGTCCGGGCAACCTGTGATACCTGGACAATCACCGTGCCTGGAGTGCGCAATTACGGTCCGACCCCATATAATCTTGCAGATATCAAGTGCTATGGGGTTGATGCCTATGTGGCAAAATACTGGCCCGGAAGTCCGTATCCTGATAACATCTACATGTATCTGGTGCTCGGGGATCCGTCAATGCCGGTCTGGACCGGTATGCCTGCCACACCAACAGTGCAGTTGCCCGATTCGATTCCACTCGGTCCCTACAATCTGAATGTGACCGTGCGGGTGGGCACGCGGCCGGTTGAAGGGGCGCTGGTGTGTGCCTGGAAGGAGCCGGATGTGTATGTGGCAGAGCGGACCGATGCGAGCGGTGTGGCGACACTGGCGGTCAATGCCGGAACTCCGGGAACAATGCGGATTACCGTTTCTGAAGGGCACTGCGAGCATTCAGTATCCGGGGTTCAGCATACGCCGATTCTGCCCTATACCACGACCAGACCGGTTGGCGGTGGTGGTGCGCCCCAGCCCAATATGGTCTATGTGTTCAATATGGTAGTTGATTCACCTCCGGGCGGAAATAACAACGGCAGGTTTGATCCGGGCGAAACCGGGAAAATCATCGTTACCCTGCGCAATACCGGCAATGCAACCGCCGAGAATGTGACCGCCCGACTGAAGTCCACCCATCCGCAGTTTGTGATTACCGATTCCACGAGCAGTTACGGCAACATTCCGCAGGATTCACTGCGCAATAACCGGTCTGATCCTTTTGTGGCACAGGCAGGTTCAGGAATTACGCCCGGGACCTATGTGGTCTGTTCGCTGAAGGTGCGCTCGGATAACTATCAGCATGAGTGGAACTATGCTTTCAGCCTGCAGGTCGGACAGCCGCCAATGCCCGGTCAGTTTGTGATTGACCTGGACACCGGTTCGGTCCTGCTTTCGGTCTGTGCGATCGGTTCAATCGGCTATGACGAACCGCCGGCACAGGATCTGGGACAGGGGTTCCGGGTGCCGAAGACCGCAGCCTCCTGTCTCTTTTACGGTGCAATCATGGCGGGTAATTCGCCGACCTACCTCGTGGACCACTTCTATTCCCAGCCGGCTAATTCCGGGACCAATCACGACTGGCAGACACCGGACAGCTTCCGGCTGGTAACACCGCCGGCACCGGCAGATGAGCACTGGATGAATACCATGACCGATGGCGGCCACTCAACGCCGAAGGGTCTGCGGGTCAGTCAGCAGTGGTACATGAACAGCGATCCCGGTTATGACAACTGGGCGGTGCTGACCCTGGAGTTCACCAATAACGGCTCCCAGCCGATTAACGGACTGTATGCCGGTATTGTGGGCGATTTTGATATCGGTTCTTCATCGACCACCAATATCGTTGTTTCCGACACGGTGCGCCGGGCGGTACTGATGCGGCAGTCCTCAAGCGAGAATCCGAGCGCCGGTTTTGTGCTGCTGGAACCGGAGCGGTATGCGAACATCGGCGCGCTGGATCATGCGATCTATGTTTATCCTGACTCCTGTGTTACCGATGGCCAGAAGTTCAGAATGCTTAACGGCACGATTGTTCAGCGGAATTCAAACCGGGCTTATGACTGGTCGGTGTTTGTCTCTGCCGGACCGAACGATCTGCCGGTGGGCGGTGTCTGGCGGGTTGCAATCGGTGTAATCGGTGCGACGAGCGTGAACGGGTTCTGGAGTTCGGTGGATACCTGTCAGCGCTGGTATGTCGCCAATCTCCTGGGCATTCAGGAGAAACCGGTGAATGTCATGGCAACGCCGGACCGACCACTCGTCATCAGTCCGAATCCCTTCCGGAACCGGACCGCAATTCATTACTTTGCCGCTCAGCGCGGAAATCTTGATCTGACCGTAATTGACGCAACCGGCAGAGTGGTGAGTCAGGAACGGTTTGAGGTTGCTGCCGGAACCGGCACGGTAATCTGGAAGCCGAAGGCGCTGGCAGCAGGCATTTACTTCCTGAAGGTTCAGGGAGCGGGCGCCAGCACCAGTGCCAAGTTCCTGATTATGGAATAA
- the ispF gene encoding 2-C-methyl-D-erythritol 2,4-cyclodiphosphate synthase, translating into MSNRLPWRLGIGFDAHCLKKGRKLMLGGTEIPAAYGLAGHSDADVLLHALIDGLLGALALPDIGQLFPDTDPAYRNADSRQLLKTVLRMVRQKGYRLLQLDSILVTDRTKLAPHIPEIRQNLACLLKVPENCIGIKAKTTEGTRLALPEKSISALVTVLLAAVK; encoded by the coding sequence TTGAGCAACAGATTACCATGGCGGCTCGGGATCGGTTTTGATGCCCATTGTCTGAAAAAAGGCAGAAAACTGATGCTCGGCGGAACTGAAATCCCCGCAGCTTACGGACTGGCAGGCCATTCTGATGCCGATGTCCTGCTTCATGCCCTGATTGACGGACTGCTCGGCGCCCTTGCCCTGCCGGATATCGGTCAGCTGTTTCCGGACACCGACCCGGCCTACCGCAATGCGGACAGCCGGCAACTGCTAAAGACCGTGCTTCGCATGGTCAGACAGAAAGGCTACCGGCTCCTCCAGCTGGACTCAATCCTCGTTACCGACAGAACGAAACTCGCACCCCACATTCCGGAAATCCGCCAGAACCTTGCCTGCCTGCTGAAAGTTCCGGAAAACTGCATCGGCATCAAGGCAAAGACCACCGAAGGCACCCGGCTGGCACTGCCGGAAAAAAGCATCAGTGCACTGGTAACAGTCCTGCTCGCTGCGGTAAAATGA
- a CDS encoding 4Fe-4S dicluster domain-containing protein, whose translation MKLWRKPLDAEEKKPPRGEVHILIERCKGCGFCITFCPKQVLESSTDFNRKGYHPPIVKYPERCVNCGLCTIICGEFAIWTTPVEEPGDGRK comes from the coding sequence ATGAAGCTCTGGCGTAAACCACTGGATGCAGAAGAGAAAAAACCGCCGCGGGGCGAGGTGCATATTCTGATTGAGCGGTGCAAGGGCTGCGGGTTCTGTATCACCTTCTGTCCGAAACAGGTGCTGGAATCATCAACCGATTTTAACCGCAAGGGGTATCATCCTCCAATCGTCAAATATCCGGAGCGGTGCGTGAACTGCGGGTTGTGCACCATTATCTGCGGTGAGTTTGCCATCTGGACGACACCAGTTGAGGAGCCGGGTGATGGGAGAAAATAG
- a CDS encoding DMT family transporter: MPASRLRIFLVLTLGILAASFASILIRLTPAPALVIAAGRMIFAATLLTPFFITRQFRRRQELTRPKLLLSLLGGIFLAAHFGFWIESLNHTSVASSVVLVAMNPLFVALLSPLLLREKPDLRLYIAVSLGLLGALVINRPALNSPVNLTGNLLALAGALFAALYVLIGRKLRPGLSLVGYVYPVYLIAGVILTTLVLALRYPLTSYSGRTWLFILLLALGPQIIGHTSFNWALAYLPAPTVALSILGEPVGTIILAMLLLHQFPSVWEISGGLLILTAIYIATSSLKTE; encoded by the coding sequence ATGCCCGCCTCACGACTCCGCATCTTCCTGGTGCTCACGCTGGGCATTCTTGCCGCCTCCTTTGCCTCAATCCTCATCCGTCTCACTCCGGCACCCGCGCTGGTAATCGCTGCCGGCAGAATGATTTTTGCCGCCACCCTGCTCACCCCGTTCTTCATTACCCGTCAGTTCCGGCGCCGGCAGGAGCTGACGCGCCCGAAACTGCTTTTGAGCCTGCTCGGCGGAATCTTCCTTGCCGCTCATTTCGGTTTCTGGATTGAATCGCTGAACCATACCTCGGTCGCCAGTTCAGTTGTACTCGTGGCAATGAACCCGTTATTTGTCGCCCTGCTTTCGCCTCTGCTGCTCAGGGAAAAACCGGATCTACGGCTCTATATTGCGGTCAGCCTCGGCCTCCTGGGAGCGCTGGTCATCAACCGGCCCGCGCTGAACTCTCCGGTAAACTTAACCGGCAATCTGCTGGCACTCGCCGGTGCGCTCTTTGCCGCCCTTTATGTCCTCATCGGCAGAAAACTGCGTCCAGGCCTCTCGCTTGTCGGCTATGTCTACCCGGTCTATCTCATCGCCGGAGTTATCCTCACCACGCTGGTACTGGCGCTGCGCTATCCGCTGACAAGTTACTCCGGCCGCACCTGGCTTTTCATTCTTCTGCTCGCTCTCGGTCCCCAGATCATTGGCCACACCAGTTTCAACTGGGCGCTCGCCTATCTCCCGGCACCGACAGTCGCGCTCTCGATCCTTGGGGAACCGGTGGGCACCATAATCCTTGCAATGCTCCTGCTCCATCAGTTTCCCTCAGTCTGGGAAATTTCCGGCGGACTGCTGATCCTCACTGCAATCTACATTGCCACCTCCAGTCTGAAGACTGAATAA
- a CDS encoding 2-oxoacid:acceptor oxidoreductase family protein, translated as MQEIKLSGFGGQGIIMMGMILGKAATLYDNKYATLTQSFGPEARGGACSAQLIISETKILYPYLTAPDILVAMSQEAYEKFEPTLKDGGILILEQNLVKPHNHEGRVREFAIPATRIAESLGNRMFANMVMLGFVCAVTGVVPKEALVKAVKDTLPARVLEKNLTALEQGYQQGMAQLEQQQ; from the coding sequence ATGCAGGAGATTAAGCTTTCCGGTTTCGGCGGTCAGGGAATCATCATGATGGGGATGATCCTGGGCAAGGCGGCAACCCTTTATGATAACAAGTATGCGACCCTGACTCAGAGTTTCGGACCGGAGGCACGGGGTGGTGCCTGCTCCGCCCAGTTGATCATCTCCGAGACCAAGATTCTCTATCCCTATCTGACCGCACCCGACATTCTGGTGGCGATGTCCCAGGAGGCTTACGAGAAGTTTGAGCCGACGCTCAAGGACGGCGGGATTCTGATTCTGGAACAGAATCTGGTCAAGCCGCACAATCATGAGGGCCGGGTGCGGGAGTTTGCCATTCCGGCAACCCGGATTGCAGAAAGTCTGGGTAACCGGATGTTCGCCAATATGGTGATGCTGGGCTTTGTCTGTGCAGTGACCGGAGTTGTGCCGAAGGAGGCGCTGGTCAAGGCGGTCAAGGACACCCTGCCGGCACGGGTGCTGGAAAAGAACCTGACTGCGCTGGAGCAGGGTTATCAGCAGGGGATGGCACAGCTTGAGCAACAGCAGTGA